In Polaribacter sp. L3A8, a genomic segment contains:
- the pheS gene encoding phenylalanine--tRNA ligase subunit alpha, with protein sequence MLDKVKELIGDVKAFNATTKEEVETFRIKYLGSKGLLKDLFAEFKNVDAELRKDFGQALNNLKKSAEGKVAELSESLEGSASQKSFYGDLTRPSEPINLGSRHPISLVKNQIIDVFNRIGFTVSEGPEIEDDWHNFTALNLPEYHPARDMQDTFFIEQDPDILLRTHTSSVQVRYMEENKPPIRTISPGRVFRNEDISARAHCIFHQVEGLYIDTDVSFADLKQTLLYFTKEMFGKSKIRLRPSYFPFTEPSAEVDIYWGLETETDYRITKGTGWLEIMGCGMVDPNVLKNANIDPTKYSGYAFGMGIERIAMLLYQIPDIRMFYENDKRFLEQFKSVL encoded by the coding sequence ATGTTAGATAAAGTAAAAGAACTGATTGGTGATGTAAAAGCATTTAATGCAACTACAAAAGAAGAAGTAGAAACTTTTAGAATTAAATACCTAGGAAGCAAAGGCTTATTGAAAGACTTATTTGCAGAATTTAAAAATGTAGATGCAGAGTTACGTAAAGATTTTGGTCAGGCATTAAATAATTTAAAAAAGTCTGCAGAAGGAAAAGTTGCTGAATTAAGTGAATCTTTAGAAGGATCTGCAAGTCAGAAATCTTTTTATGGAGATTTAACACGTCCGTCAGAACCAATTAATTTAGGTTCTCGTCATCCAATTTCATTGGTAAAAAATCAAATTATTGATGTTTTTAACAGAATTGGTTTTACCGTTTCTGAAGGGCCAGAGATAGAAGATGATTGGCATAACTTTACCGCTTTAAATTTACCAGAATATCATCCTGCAAGAGATATGCAAGACACGTTCTTTATAGAACAAGATCCAGATATTTTATTAAGAACACACACTTCTTCTGTACAAGTACGTTATATGGAAGAAAATAAACCACCTATAAGAACTATTTCTCCAGGAAGAGTTTTTAGAAATGAAGATATTTCTGCAAGAGCACATTGTATTTTTCATCAGGTAGAAGGTTTATATATAGATACTGATGTTTCTTTTGCCGATTTAAAACAAACACTTTTATACTTTACCAAAGAGATGTTTGGTAAATCTAAGATTCGTTTACGTCCTTCTTATTTTCCGTTTACAGAGCCAAGTGCAGAAGTAGATATTTATTGGGGCTTAGAAACCGAAACTGATTATAGAATTACAAAAGGTACAGGTTGGTTAGAAATTATGGGTTGTGGTATGGTAGATCCTAATGTATTAAAAAATGCAAACATAGACCCAACTAAATATTCTGGTTACGCTTTTGGTATGGGAATAGAACGTATTGCTATGTTATTATATCAAATACCAGATATTAGAATGTTTTATGAAAACGACAAACGTTTCTTAGAGCAATTTAAATCTGTTTTATAA
- the gdhA gene encoding NADP-specific glutamate dehydrogenase, translating to MELKIKEFLELVKTRNSHEPEFLQAVQEVAEIVIPFIEKNPKYQDKKLLERMVEPERTLMFRVPWVDDNGETQINRGYRVEFNSAIGPYKGGLRFHPSVNLSILKFLGFEQVFKNSLTTLPMGGGKGGSDFDPKGKSDREVMAFCQAFMSELFRHIGANTDIPAGDIGVGGREIGFMFGQYKKLRNEFVGVLTGKGSSWGGSLIRPEATGYGNVYFAQNMLKRKGDSLSGKKIVISGSGNVAQYAAEKALELGATVLTLSDSSGYILDDEGLNSEKLKHVMFIKNEKRGRISEYVEKYPKAKFIAGARPWGIKCDIALPCATQNELNEDEAKQLIKNGCMCVSEGANMPSTPKAIEAFQKSKILFAPGKASNAGGVATSGLEMSQNSLRYNWTREEVDVKLHQIMNDIHSSCVQYGENKDGTIDYVKGANIAGFVKVANAMLDQGVV from the coding sequence ATGGAGTTAAAAATTAAAGAGTTTTTGGAGCTGGTTAAAACAAGAAATAGCCATGAGCCAGAATTTTTACAAGCGGTTCAAGAAGTTGCAGAAATTGTTATTCCGTTTATAGAAAAAAATCCTAAGTATCAAGATAAGAAATTATTAGAAAGAATGGTAGAACCGGAAAGAACGTTAATGTTCCGTGTACCATGGGTTGATGATAATGGAGAAACACAAATAAATAGAGGTTATAGAGTAGAATTTAATTCTGCAATAGGTCCATATAAAGGTGGGTTGCGTTTTCACCCTTCAGTAAACTTATCAATTTTAAAATTTTTAGGTTTTGAGCAAGTTTTTAAAAACTCTTTAACAACTTTACCTATGGGTGGAGGAAAAGGAGGATCTGATTTTGATCCGAAAGGAAAATCAGACAGAGAAGTAATGGCATTTTGTCAAGCTTTTATGTCAGAATTATTCCGTCATATTGGTGCAAATACAGATATACCTGCAGGAGATATTGGTGTTGGAGGAAGAGAAATTGGCTTTATGTTTGGTCAATATAAAAAATTACGCAACGAATTTGTTGGTGTTTTAACTGGTAAAGGTTCTAGTTGGGGTGGTTCTTTAATTAGACCAGAAGCAACAGGTTACGGAAACGTATACTTTGCACAAAACATGTTAAAAAGAAAAGGAGATTCTTTAAGTGGAAAAAAAATAGTTATTTCTGGTTCTGGTAATGTTGCACAATATGCAGCTGAAAAAGCATTAGAATTAGGTGCAACTGTTTTAACATTATCTGATTCTTCTGGATATATTTTAGATGACGAGGGATTAAATTCAGAAAAATTAAAACACGTTATGTTTATTAAAAACGAAAAACGTGGAAGAATTAGTGAGTATGTAGAGAAATATCCGAAGGCAAAATTTATTGCAGGAGCAAGACCTTGGGGCATAAAATGTGATATTGCTTTGCCTTGTGCAACACAAAACGAGTTAAATGAAGACGAAGCTAAACAACTAATTAAAAATGGTTGTATGTGTGTTTCTGAAGGAGCAAATATGCCTTCTACACCAAAAGCAATAGAAGCATTTCAAAAATCAAAAATTTTATTTGCTCCAGGAAAAGCATCTAATGCTGGTGGTGTTGCAACTTCTGGTTTAGAAATGAGTCAGAATTCTTTGCGTTATAACTGGACCAGAGAAGAAGTTGATGTTAAATTACATCAAATTATGAATGATATTCATAGTTCTTGCGTACAATACGGAGAAAATAAAGACGGAACTATAGACTATGTAAAAGGAGCAAATATTGCAGGTTTTGTAAAAGTAGCAAACGCTATGTTAGATCAAGGTGTTGTTTAA
- a CDS encoding PEP/pyruvate-binding domain-containing protein, with protein MKENIIDNLKSYAFKEVTFDKLMKKRINQVLIVCSNYDFYMLEEDGRIEERIFNEYTSLNLRYPPNFVHANSAKRAIKMMDSHKIDIVITWLDIGHYKAFETSKIIKETFPNVPIAALSHHSSELRSKLKKGNTGIIDFVFHWNGNADIFLAIIKLTEDRMNAEVDINGVGVKAILLVEDSLKFYSRYIPLIYKVILKQTQQIMSEGLNEQRKMLLMRGRPKILLATTYEEGMLLFDTYKENLLGVISDVNYFKDGVRNEEAGFLFLDYVRNYKRYFPFLIQSSDANNKKRALELKGKFLYKHSETLGVDIKNYIVKYFAFGDFEFWDPLQMKVLAKAKDLNEFQKAIKIVTEDCLMYHATRSEFSKWLKSRALFPLADLLSTIEYDDFENSNQIRAFLNNAIKLYRIYRSRGVIVKFNKLKYDEFVGFARIGEGALGGKGRGLAFIDSFLKRNNLYNKYENVSISIPRTVVISTEVFDQFIDTHKLIEFVAECSDDNKILNKFISKDLPEWALEDIKAFLKTTKCPIAIRSSSILEDSNFQPFAGVFSTYMIPDADIDKKVEMVSNAIKSVMASSFFENSKTYLKALAHTIEEDKMAVILQEVAGKQYQDVYYPNISGVARSINFYPIGEEKPNEGIANIALGLGELIVGGGKSLRFSPYHPKKVLQLSSPGSTQRETQQYFYGLDLDPESYQTSTCEAINKKKVTIRKAENHGSLKFVASTYDIQNNRIRPGVMHDGIRVITFDNILKYNTFPLPEILQELLRIGQREMRNPIEIEFAVKLDVPLGKPKEFSFLQIRPIVESVETVSKLPENLNILDTIIYSESALGNGKYENICDVVYVKPQTFNSANTRDIAKAVEAINKKFVASNKPYILVGPGRWGSSDSWLGIPVLWSQISAAKIIVESGLNDFRIDPSQGTHFFQNLTSFKVGYLTINPFIKDGFFDVDYLNEQEAVFEDSYLRHISFKKPLTVIVDGTNNKAAIFKSGISLKDIYPNEEKTDEELPPEGFM; from the coding sequence ATGAAAGAAAATATAATAGACAACTTAAAATCTTACGCATTTAAAGAAGTTACTTTCGATAAGTTAATGAAAAAAAGAATTAACCAAGTGTTAATAGTTTGCTCTAACTACGATTTTTACATGCTAGAAGAAGATGGTAGAATTGAAGAGCGAATTTTTAATGAATATACTTCGTTAAACTTAAGATATCCACCAAATTTTGTACACGCAAATTCTGCAAAAAGAGCCATTAAAATGATGGATTCTCATAAAATAGACATCGTTATTACTTGGTTAGATATTGGTCATTATAAAGCATTTGAAACATCAAAAATAATTAAAGAGACGTTTCCTAATGTGCCAATTGCGGCATTAAGTCATCATTCATCAGAATTAAGAAGCAAGTTAAAAAAAGGGAACACAGGTATTATAGATTTTGTTTTTCATTGGAATGGTAATGCAGATATATTTTTGGCCATTATAAAGTTAACGGAAGATAGAATGAATGCCGAAGTTGATATTAATGGTGTTGGTGTAAAAGCCATTTTATTAGTAGAAGATTCACTTAAATTTTATTCACGATATATTCCACTTATTTATAAAGTTATTCTTAAACAAACCCAACAAATAATGTCTGAAGGGTTAAATGAACAACGAAAAATGTTGTTAATGAGAGGAAGACCAAAAATTTTATTGGCAACGACTTATGAAGAAGGAATGCTTTTATTTGATACCTACAAAGAAAACTTACTAGGTGTAATATCTGATGTTAATTATTTTAAAGATGGTGTACGAAATGAAGAAGCAGGATTTTTATTTTTAGATTATGTAAGAAATTACAAGCGTTATTTTCCTTTTTTAATTCAATCTTCGGATGCCAATAATAAAAAACGAGCTTTAGAACTAAAAGGAAAATTTTTATACAAGCATTCAGAAACATTAGGGGTAGATATTAAAAATTATATTGTAAAATATTTTGCATTTGGCGACTTTGAGTTTTGGGATCCTTTACAAATGAAAGTCTTAGCTAAAGCCAAAGATTTAAATGAATTTCAAAAAGCTATCAAAATTGTTACGGAAGATTGTTTAATGTATCATGCCACAAGAAGCGAGTTTTCTAAATGGTTAAAATCTAGAGCGCTGTTTCCTTTGGCAGATTTATTAAGTACTATAGAATATGATGATTTTGAAAACAGCAATCAAATAAGAGCGTTTTTAAATAACGCAATTAAATTATATAGAATTTATAGATCTAGAGGAGTAATTGTAAAATTTAACAAACTTAAATATGATGAATTTGTTGGGTTTGCAAGAATAGGAGAAGGAGCTTTAGGAGGAAAAGGAAGAGGTTTGGCGTTTATAGACTCTTTTTTAAAGCGAAATAATTTATATAATAAATACGAAAACGTAAGCATATCAATACCAAGAACCGTTGTAATAAGTACCGAAGTTTTTGATCAATTTATTGATACACACAAACTAATTGAATTTGTTGCCGAATGTTCGGATGATAATAAAATACTAAATAAATTTATTTCAAAAGATTTACCAGAATGGGCTTTAGAAGATATTAAAGCATTTTTAAAAACAACCAAATGCCCAATTGCCATAAGATCTTCTAGTATTTTAGAAGATTCTAATTTTCAGCCTTTTGCAGGTGTTTTTTCAACATATATGATTCCGGATGCTGACATTGATAAAAAAGTTGAAATGGTTTCTAATGCCATAAAATCGGTTATGGCCTCTTCTTTTTTCGAAAACAGTAAAACATATTTAAAAGCATTAGCACACACTATAGAGGAAGATAAAATGGCGGTAATTTTACAAGAGGTTGCCGGTAAACAATACCAAGACGTGTATTACCCAAATATATCTGGAGTAGCACGTTCTATTAATTTTTATCCGATTGGAGAAGAAAAGCCAAACGAAGGAATTGCTAATATTGCTTTAGGTTTAGGCGAGTTGATTGTAGGTGGAGGTAAATCTTTACGTTTTTCGCCCTATCATCCCAAAAAAGTATTACAATTATCTTCTCCGGGCTCTACCCAAAGAGAAACACAGCAATATTTTTATGGTTTAGATTTAGACCCAGAAAGTTATCAAACATCTACCTGTGAGGCAATTAATAAAAAGAAAGTAACGATTAGAAAAGCAGAAAACCATGGCTCTTTAAAATTTGTTGCATCTACCTACGATATACAAAACAATAGGATTAGACCAGGCGTAATGCACGATGGAATTCGTGTAATTACGTTTGATAATATTTTAAAGTACAACACCTTCCCTTTGCCAGAAATTTTACAAGAATTATTAAGAATTGGGCAACGAGAAATGAGAAACCCTATAGAAATAGAGTTTGCTGTAAAGCTAGATGTTCCGTTAGGAAAACCCAAAGAATTTAGTTTTTTACAAATTAGACCTATTGTAGAAAGTGTAGAAACAGTGAGTAAATTACCCGAAAATCTAAATATTTTAGACACTATAATTTATTCTGAATCTGCTTTAGGAAATGGAAAATATGAAAACATTTGTGATGTTGTTTATGTAAAACCTCAAACCTTTAATTCTGCCAATACAAGAGATATTGCAAAAGCAGTAGAAGCTATTAATAAAAAATTTGTAGCTTCAAATAAACCTTATATTTTGGTGGGTCCTGGTCGTTGGGGATCTAGTGATTCTTGGTTAGGAATTCCGGTTCTTTGGTCTCAAATTTCTGCAGCAAAAATAATTGTAGAATCTGGTTTAAATGATTTTAGAATAGACCCTAGCCAAGGAACTCATTTTTTTCAAAATTTAACCTCCTTTAAAGTGGGATATTTAACCATAAACCCATTTATAAAAGATGGTTTTTTTGATGTAGACTATTTAAATGAACAAGAAGCAGTCTTTGAAGATTCTTATTTAAGGCATATTTCTTTTAAAAAACCGCTTACCGTTATTGTTGATGGAACTAATAATAAAGCAGCAATTTTTAAATCTGGTATTTCATTAAAAGACATTTACCCAAATGAAGAAAAAACAGATGAAGAATTACCTCCTGAAGGATTTATGTAA
- the gdhA gene encoding NADP-specific glutamate dehydrogenase, which produces MNVTEILTNLETKHPNEKEYLQAVKEVLESIETIYNENPQYESAKIIERLVEPDRIFTFRISWMDDSGNVHVNLGHRIQFNNAIGPYKGGIRLHPSVNLSILKFLGFEQIFKNALTTLPMGGGKGGSDFNPKGKSDTEIMRFCQAFMLELWRFIGPSTDVPAGDIGTGAREIGFMYGMYKKLQQENSGVFTGKGLNWGGSLIRPEATGFGGVYFAKEMLETKNDDFKGKTIALSGFGNVTWGVALKITELGGKVITISGPDGYIYDEKGLDEDKISYLLQLRASNNDIVSPYADEFPEAIFYPNESPWGVKCDIAMPCATQNELNGDDAVKLIANGVQYVAEVSNMGCTPEAIHEFHKVKILYAPGKAVNAGGVGVSGLEMSQNAMKMNWTKEEVDAKLHQIMHSIHTACLKFGTEEDGYINYVKGANIAGFIKVADSMLDQGVI; this is translated from the coding sequence ATGAATGTTACAGAAATTTTAACAAATCTAGAAACCAAACATCCTAATGAAAAAGAATATTTACAGGCTGTTAAAGAGGTTTTAGAGTCTATTGAAACAATTTATAATGAAAACCCACAATACGAATCGGCAAAAATTATTGAACGTTTAGTAGAACCAGATCGCATTTTTACTTTTAGAATTTCTTGGATGGATGATTCAGGAAATGTTCATGTTAATTTAGGTCATAGAATACAATTTAATAATGCCATTGGTCCATATAAAGGAGGTATTCGATTACACCCAAGTGTAAATTTAAGCATCTTAAAGTTTTTAGGGTTTGAGCAAATATTTAAAAATGCCTTAACTACTTTACCTATGGGAGGTGGAAAAGGAGGCTCTGATTTTAATCCTAAAGGAAAATCGGATACAGAAATTATGCGTTTTTGTCAGGCTTTTATGCTAGAATTATGGCGCTTTATTGGCCCAAGTACAGATGTACCTGCAGGAGATATAGGAACCGGGGCTAGAGAAATTGGGTTTATGTACGGTATGTATAAAAAACTACAACAAGAAAACTCGGGCGTTTTTACAGGTAAAGGTTTAAATTGGGGAGGAAGTTTAATTAGACCAGAAGCAACAGGGTTTGGAGGCGTTTATTTTGCAAAAGAAATGCTAGAAACCAAAAATGATGATTTTAAAGGGAAAACAATTGCACTTTCTGGTTTTGGAAACGTTACTTGGGGTGTAGCTTTAAAAATTACAGAATTAGGCGGAAAAGTAATTACAATTTCTGGTCCTGATGGATATATTTATGATGAAAAAGGTTTGGATGAGGATAAAATAAGTTACTTGTTACAATTAAGAGCAAGTAATAATGATATTGTTTCTCCGTATGCAGATGAGTTTCCGGAAGCTATCTTTTATCCAAATGAAAGCCCTTGGGGTGTAAAATGCGATATTGCAATGCCTTGTGCTACTCAAAATGAGTTAAACGGAGATGATGCTGTTAAATTAATAGCAAATGGCGTACAATATGTTGCAGAGGTTTCTAATATGGGTTGTACCCCAGAAGCTATTCACGAGTTTCATAAAGTTAAAATTTTATACGCACCAGGTAAAGCGGTTAATGCAGGTGGAGTTGGAGTTTCTGGCTTAGAAATGTCTCAGAATGCAATGAAAATGAACTGGACAAAAGAAGAGGTAGATGCTAAATTACACCAAATAATGCACTCTATACATACTGCTTGTTTAAAATTTGGAACAGAAGAAGATGGGTATATCAACTATGTAAAAGGAGCAAATATTGCTGGTTTTATTAAAGTAGCCGATTCCATGTTAGACCAAGGAGTTATTTAA
- a CDS encoding LysE family transporter, with protein MHILIFIFLGFCIAAAGSITPSFLNLTVVKFSLRNGKKAAFYLIGGYATILFFQANIGAYLSSVLMENSEYITLIQKMGTGILFLLSINFFRLYFTSIEKKEKKEIPKSKAYLHGIIMSSLNTIAVPFYFTSISVLIGLEYFEYSYLNGFYFSIGSTLGSFTLYSLYAIVAEKIQDKLTYVATKMDFILGCLTGVVAIGNAVYLYTNN; from the coding sequence ATGCACATTCTAATTTTTATTTTCTTAGGTTTTTGTATTGCTGCTGCAGGTAGTATTACACCTAGTTTTTTAAACTTAACGGTTGTTAAATTCAGTTTAAGAAATGGTAAAAAAGCAGCATTTTATCTTATTGGTGGTTATGCAACCATCTTATTTTTTCAAGCAAATATAGGAGCCTATTTGTCTAGTGTTTTAATGGAGAATTCAGAATATATAACCTTAATTCAAAAAATGGGAACAGGAATACTTTTTCTATTATCTATCAATTTTTTTAGATTATATTTTACATCAATAGAAAAGAAAGAGAAAAAAGAAATTCCGAAGTCTAAGGCTTATTTGCACGGTATTATCATGTCTTCTTTAAACACCATTGCTGTTCCTTTTTACTTTACTTCAATTTCTGTTTTAATAGGATTAGAATATTTTGAATACTCATATTTAAATGGTTTTTACTTTTCAATTGGTTCTACTTTGGGTTCTTTTACTTTATACTCTTTGTATGCTATTGTTGCTGAAAAAATTCAAGATAAACTGACATATGTTGCCACAAAAATGGATTTTATTTTAGGTTGTTTAACAGGAGTTGTTGCAATAGGAAATGCTGTATATTTGTATACAAATAATTAA
- a CDS encoding glutamate dehydrogenase — protein MNILLLFFFGFFFSFVGSITPSMLNMTALKISLEKGRTAVNKYALGVSIIVIPQVIIAVILTKYIAENPTILETLEKFGIVIFILLSYYFYRESKKDKIKVNGIKAKETKPLLTGITLAILNMFSIPFFSGTTITLDAFNLFSFKFIPVLFFTLGAVLGTYYILFLYGKFAKTIQQKTGKLTKDINIILAILTGLVAVFSLVKLLF, from the coding sequence TTGAACATACTTTTACTTTTTTTCTTCGGATTTTTCTTCTCTTTCGTGGGTTCTATAACACCTAGCATGTTAAACATGACTGCGTTAAAAATTAGTTTAGAAAAAGGAAGAACCGCTGTAAATAAATATGCACTAGGTGTTTCTATAATTGTAATTCCGCAAGTAATAATTGCCGTAATTTTAACCAAGTACATTGCAGAAAACCCAACAATTTTAGAAACTTTAGAAAAATTTGGTATTGTTATTTTTATCCTTTTGTCTTATTATTTTTATAGAGAATCTAAGAAAGACAAAATTAAAGTTAATGGAATAAAAGCGAAAGAAACAAAACCGCTTTTAACGGGTATTACTTTGGCTATTTTAAACATGTTTTCAATTCCTTTTTTTAGTGGAACCACTATAACTTTAGATGCTTTTAATCTATTTAGTTTTAAATTTATACCTGTTTTATTTTTTACTTTAGGCGCAGTACTTGGTACGTATTACATCCTCTTCTTATACGGAAAATTTGCAAAAACAATTCAGCAAAAGACAGGAAAACTAACAAAAGATATTAATATCATTTTAGCTATTTTAACTGGTTTAGTAGCTGTTTTTTCTCTTGTAAAACTCTTATTTTAA